The following are encoded in a window of Megalopta genalis isolate 19385.01 chromosome 6, iyMegGena1_principal, whole genome shotgun sequence genomic DNA:
- the LOC143259629 gene encoding uncharacterized protein LOC143259629 has translation MVAGHVLIMFIDNYTGQTLTDNSAVVFNETYNLLWYRVPLESQKLVLLILLRSSIEVQFNLGGLFVPCYEGFARMMNSSFSYFTVLYSV, from the exons ATGGTAGCAGGGCACGTGTTAATCATGTTTATAGATAATTACACGGGGCAGACACTGACGGATAACAGTGCAGTAGTGTTTAATGAAAC ATACAATTTGTTGTGGTATAGAGTGCCACTCGAATCGCAGAAATTAGTGCTGCTCATATTGCTGAGAAGTTCGATCGAAGTACAGTTTAATCTCGGAGGTTTATTTGTGCCGTGTTACGAAGGCTTTGCGAGG aTGATGAATTCATCTTTCTCATATTTCACTGTTCTCTATTCGGTCTAG
- the LOC143259621 gene encoding uncharacterized protein LOC143259621 isoform X1: MSCIAIQVYTIQHVELTLNNILTLLSFTCPMLLFVFRYLAFVVNMPLIKSYIQNIQNDCITIQNPAEAMILAKYKTKTKRVMQIFIGISVGGILMVILKLLLPTVLRLKYQLSCLEFFGFFYREQTKLTDWACVHLTATTAIGLLTFTCTEGSLAVFSLYLCGLFDIVSRRCPFDSYNYFNTLCIHAIIPLAAFLHVYYFYSKFFSISVIFHITWVAQHANVGLIEPCASFIQLFTTGNHICRIREAVNDASKLITANHVAIGPAMDMHQRAYKLANCISNDMVVSYLLAILVVIVSFAVNLYRAFLLILDTPHFDDTCMAITIVVTHMLVVFLNNYSGQQLANVSVKVYNETYNSLWYSIPPKSQKLLLFVLMRSTPELRYNIGGLFIPCYQGFTTMMSSSFSYFTVLYSI, translated from the exons ATGTCCTGCATCGCGATTCAg GTTTACACGATACAGCACGTAGAATTGACGTTAAACAATATACTTACGTTGTTATCGTTTACTTGTCCGATGTTATTGTTCGTTTTCCGATATCTTGCTTTTGTTGTCAATATGCCACTA ATAAAATCTTACATACAAAACATACAAAATGATTGTATCACGATCCAGAATCCTGCTGAGGCGATGATACTAGCAAAGTATAAAACGAAAACGAAACGCGTAATGCAGATCTTCATTG GGATCTCGGTTGGGGGAATTTTGATGGTAATACTTAAGTTACTGCTCCCTACAGTTTTACGTTTGAAATATCAATTATCTTGCCTTGAATTCTTTGGATTCTTTTATCGGGAGCAAACCAAACTGACTGACTGGGCTTGCGTACATCTTACAGCAACAACTGCGATTGGTTTATTAACATTCACGTGTACGGAAGGGTCGCTCGCAGTTTTTTCGTTGTACTTATGCGGATTGTTCGATATTGTTAG TCGCCGCTGTCCTTTCGATAGCTATAATTATTTCAACACATTGTGCATACATGCTATTATTCCACTAGCTGCTTTTCTCCACGTTTACTacttttacagtaaattctttagTATTAGTGTTATATTCCACATCACATGGGTCGCTCAGCACGCGAACGTaggattaatcgagccttgtgCCTCGTTTATACAGTTGTTTACAACCGGCAACCATAT TTGTCGAATACGAGAAGCAGTCAACGACGCGAGTAAGTTGATTACAGCGAACCATGTAGCAATCGGCCCTGCTATGGACATGCACCAAAGAGCTTATAA ACTCGCTAATTGTATAAGCAACGATATGGTGGTCTCTTATTTATTAGCGATCTTAGTGGTTATTGTTTCATTCGCAGTGAATTTATATCGT gctttcttgttgatcttggataCGCCTCATTTCGACGATACATGCATGGCGATCACAATAGTCGTAACGCATATGTTAGTTGTGTTTCTAAATAATTACAGTGGTCAGCAACTCGCCAATGTCAGTGTCAAGGTTTATAATGAAAC ATACAACTCGTTGTGGTACAGCATTCCACCGAAGTCGCAGAAATTGTTACTATTCGTATTGATGCGAAGTACGCCTGAACTTCGTTACAATATTGGTGGTTTATTTATTCCGTGTTATCAAGGCTTTACGACG ATGATGAGCTCATCTTTTTCATACTTTACCGTACTCTACTCGATCTAG
- the LOC143259621 gene encoding uncharacterized protein LOC143259621 isoform X4, with amino-acid sequence MSCIAIQVYTIQHVELTLNNILTLLSFTCPMLLFVFRYLAFVVNMPLIKSYIQNIQNDCITIQNPAEAMILAKYKTKTKRVMQIFIGISVGGILMVILKLLLPTVLRLKYQLSCLEFFGFFYREQTKLTDWACVHLTATTAIGLLTFTCTEGSLAVFSLYLCGLFDIVSCRIREAVNDASKLITANHVAIGPAMDMHQRAYKLANCISNDMVVSYLLAILVVIVSFAVNLYRAFLLILDTPHFDDTCMAITIVVTHMLVVFLNNYSGQQLANVSVKVYNETYNSLWYSIPPKSQKLLLFVLMRSTPELRYNIGGLFIPCYQGFTTMMSSSFSYFTVLYSI; translated from the exons ATGTCCTGCATCGCGATTCAg GTTTACACGATACAGCACGTAGAATTGACGTTAAACAATATACTTACGTTGTTATCGTTTACTTGTCCGATGTTATTGTTCGTTTTCCGATATCTTGCTTTTGTTGTCAATATGCCACTA ATAAAATCTTACATACAAAACATACAAAATGATTGTATCACGATCCAGAATCCTGCTGAGGCGATGATACTAGCAAAGTATAAAACGAAAACGAAACGCGTAATGCAGATCTTCATTG GGATCTCGGTTGGGGGAATTTTGATGGTAATACTTAAGTTACTGCTCCCTACAGTTTTACGTTTGAAATATCAATTATCTTGCCTTGAATTCTTTGGATTCTTTTATCGGGAGCAAACCAAACTGACTGACTGGGCTTGCGTACATCTTACAGCAACAACTGCGATTGGTTTATTAACATTCACGTGTACGGAAGGGTCGCTCGCAGTTTTTTCGTTGTACTTATGCGGATTGTTCGATATTGTTAG TTGTCGAATACGAGAAGCAGTCAACGACGCGAGTAAGTTGATTACAGCGAACCATGTAGCAATCGGCCCTGCTATGGACATGCACCAAAGAGCTTATAA ACTCGCTAATTGTATAAGCAACGATATGGTGGTCTCTTATTTATTAGCGATCTTAGTGGTTATTGTTTCATTCGCAGTGAATTTATATCGT gctttcttgttgatcttggataCGCCTCATTTCGACGATACATGCATGGCGATCACAATAGTCGTAACGCATATGTTAGTTGTGTTTCTAAATAATTACAGTGGTCAGCAACTCGCCAATGTCAGTGTCAAGGTTTATAATGAAAC ATACAACTCGTTGTGGTACAGCATTCCACCGAAGTCGCAGAAATTGTTACTATTCGTATTGATGCGAAGTACGCCTGAACTTCGTTACAATATTGGTGGTTTATTTATTCCGTGTTATCAAGGCTTTACGACG ATGATGAGCTCATCTTTTTCATACTTTACCGTACTCTACTCGATCTAG
- the LOC143259621 gene encoding uncharacterized protein LOC143259621 isoform X3: MSCIAIQIKSYIQNIQNDCITIQNPAEAMILAKYKTKTKRVMQIFIGISVGGILMVILKLLLPTVLRLKYQLSCLEFFGFFYREQTKLTDWACVHLTATTAIGLLTFTCTEGSLAVFSLYLCGLFDIVSRRCPFDSYNYFNTLCIHAIIPLAAFLHVYYFYSKFFSISVIFHITWVAQHANVGLIEPCASFIQLFTTGNHICRIREAVNDASKLITANHVAIGPAMDMHQRAYKLANCISNDMVVSYLLAILVVIVSFAVNLYRAFLLILDTPHFDDTCMAITIVVTHMLVVFLNNYSGQQLANVSVKVYNETYNSLWYSIPPKSQKLLLFVLMRSTPELRYNIGGLFIPCYQGFTTMMSSSFSYFTVLYSI; this comes from the exons ATGTCCTGCATCGCGATTCAg ATAAAATCTTACATACAAAACATACAAAATGATTGTATCACGATCCAGAATCCTGCTGAGGCGATGATACTAGCAAAGTATAAAACGAAAACGAAACGCGTAATGCAGATCTTCATTG GGATCTCGGTTGGGGGAATTTTGATGGTAATACTTAAGTTACTGCTCCCTACAGTTTTACGTTTGAAATATCAATTATCTTGCCTTGAATTCTTTGGATTCTTTTATCGGGAGCAAACCAAACTGACTGACTGGGCTTGCGTACATCTTACAGCAACAACTGCGATTGGTTTATTAACATTCACGTGTACGGAAGGGTCGCTCGCAGTTTTTTCGTTGTACTTATGCGGATTGTTCGATATTGTTAG TCGCCGCTGTCCTTTCGATAGCTATAATTATTTCAACACATTGTGCATACATGCTATTATTCCACTAGCTGCTTTTCTCCACGTTTACTacttttacagtaaattctttagTATTAGTGTTATATTCCACATCACATGGGTCGCTCAGCACGCGAACGTaggattaatcgagccttgtgCCTCGTTTATACAGTTGTTTACAACCGGCAACCATAT TTGTCGAATACGAGAAGCAGTCAACGACGCGAGTAAGTTGATTACAGCGAACCATGTAGCAATCGGCCCTGCTATGGACATGCACCAAAGAGCTTATAA ACTCGCTAATTGTATAAGCAACGATATGGTGGTCTCTTATTTATTAGCGATCTTAGTGGTTATTGTTTCATTCGCAGTGAATTTATATCGT gctttcttgttgatcttggataCGCCTCATTTCGACGATACATGCATGGCGATCACAATAGTCGTAACGCATATGTTAGTTGTGTTTCTAAATAATTACAGTGGTCAGCAACTCGCCAATGTCAGTGTCAAGGTTTATAATGAAAC ATACAACTCGTTGTGGTACAGCATTCCACCGAAGTCGCAGAAATTGTTACTATTCGTATTGATGCGAAGTACGCCTGAACTTCGTTACAATATTGGTGGTTTATTTATTCCGTGTTATCAAGGCTTTACGACG ATGATGAGCTCATCTTTTTCATACTTTACCGTACTCTACTCGATCTAG
- the LOC143259621 gene encoding uncharacterized protein LOC143259621 isoform X7 gives MDTFRKNCAVYYSMLYYAGLWPYDHSIRAKVQRVAFIVLIISCIVCQILTLRNVEITLRNIVSMLSYTFLMLVYFFRYCGFIANFDLLKSFIEDIQNDFAILKNAAEIEIFKKQIRKSNRLTFLVLGYAIIVLLMYILFILIPTLLQSKYQVHYLRFIGYFYNERSRESDLVCVQIVVTGSLGILAIASTEATLGIYGFYLSALFQIVSYRIRKSVDDAATLITSSFVDIRPAVMMHQRAIKLTRRICRNRYDDFFFSGTSYSCLVVRSRFISHDELVSLIFHCSLFGLVEHSGSNGARSSYHAIVHLYIPRASIE, from the exons ATGGACACGTTTCGAAAGAATTGTGCAGTTTATTACTCTATGTTGTATTACGCCGGACTCTGGCCTTACGATCATTCGATCAGAGCGAAAGTCCAGAGAGTTGCATTCATCGTGCTTATAATCAGCTGCATAGTGTGCCAG ATACTTACgctaagaaatgtagaaattacaTTAAGAAATATAGTTTCGATGTTGTCGTACACATTTCTAATGCTGGTGTACTTTTTTCGGTACTGCGGTTTTATAGCTAATTTCGATCTA CTAAAGTCTTTTATAGAAGATATACAGAATGATTTCGCAATTCTGAAAAATGCAGCagaaattgaaatatttaagaAGCAGATCAGAAAGTCGAACCGACTCACTTTTTTGGTTTTAG GCTATGCAATCATTGTACTCCTCATGTACATTTTGTTTATACTTATTCCCACGTTATTGCAATCGAAGTACCAAGTGCACTACCTTAGATTTATTGGATACTTTTACAATGAGAGAAGCAGGGAGAGTGACTTGGTATGCGTACAGATCGTAGTGACGGGTTCACTTGGAATATTGGCGATAGCATCTACCGAAGCAACGCTAGGAATTTACGGCTTCTATTTATCAGCACTATTTCAAATTGTCAG TTATCGAATACGAAAATCAGTCGACGATGCAGCTACGTTAATTACATCGTCCTTCGTGGACATCCGCCCTGCTGTGATGATGCACCAAAGAGCCATTAAGTTG ACGCGCCGAATCTGTAGGAACCGATATGATGATTTCTTCTTTAGCGGCACTTCTTACAGCTGTCTTGTCGTTCGCAGTAGATTTATATCGC aTGATGAGCTCGTCAGTCTCATATTTCACTGTTCTCTATTCGGTCTAGTAGAACATTCTGGAAGCAATGGTGCTCGTAGTAGTTATCACGCCATCGTACATTTATATATTCCACGTGCTTCAATAGAATGA
- the LOC143259621 gene encoding uncharacterized protein LOC143259621 isoform X8: MDTFRKNCAVYYSMLYYAGLWPYDHSIRAKVQRVAFIVLIISCIVCQILTLRNVEITLRNIVSMLSYTFLMLVYFFRYCGFIANFDLLKSFIEDIQNDFAILKNAAEIEIFKKQIRKSNRLTFLVLGYAIIVLLMYILFILIPTLLQSKYQVHYLRFIGYFYNERSRESDLVCVQIVVTGSLGILAIASTEATLGIYGFYLSALFQIVSYRIRKSVDDAATLITSSFVDIRPAVMMHQRAIKLVLSFLTRRICRNRYDDFFFSGTSYSCLVVRSRFISRLFIDHGDEFACRVSYFYHNGNRARVNHIYR, from the exons ATGGACACGTTTCGAAAGAATTGTGCAGTTTATTACTCTATGTTGTATTACGCCGGACTCTGGCCTTACGATCATTCGATCAGAGCGAAAGTCCAGAGAGTTGCATTCATCGTGCTTATAATCAGCTGCATAGTGTGCCAG ATACTTACgctaagaaatgtagaaattacaTTAAGAAATATAGTTTCGATGTTGTCGTACACATTTCTAATGCTGGTGTACTTTTTTCGGTACTGCGGTTTTATAGCTAATTTCGATCTA CTAAAGTCTTTTATAGAAGATATACAGAATGATTTCGCAATTCTGAAAAATGCAGCagaaattgaaatatttaagaAGCAGATCAGAAAGTCGAACCGACTCACTTTTTTGGTTTTAG GCTATGCAATCATTGTACTCCTCATGTACATTTTGTTTATACTTATTCCCACGTTATTGCAATCGAAGTACCAAGTGCACTACCTTAGATTTATTGGATACTTTTACAATGAGAGAAGCAGGGAGAGTGACTTGGTATGCGTACAGATCGTAGTGACGGGTTCACTTGGAATATTGGCGATAGCATCTACCGAAGCAACGCTAGGAATTTACGGCTTCTATTTATCAGCACTATTTCAAATTGTCAG TTATCGAATACGAAAATCAGTCGACGATGCAGCTACGTTAATTACATCGTCCTTCGTGGACATCCGCCCTGCTGTGATGATGCACCAAAGAGCCATTAAGTTGGTACTTTCATTTCTG ACGCGCCGAATCTGTAGGAACCGATATGATGATTTCTTCTTTAGCGGCACTTCTTACAGCTGTCTTGTCGTTCGCAGTAGATTTATATCGC GCCTTTTTATCGATCACGGAGACGAGTTTGCTTGTCGAGTTTCTTATTTCTACCACAATGGTAACAGGGCACGTGTTAATCATATTTATAGATAA
- the LOC143259621 gene encoding uncharacterized protein LOC143259621 isoform X5 has product MDTFRKNCAVYYSMLYYAGLWPYDHSIRAKVQRVAFIVLIISCIVCQILTLRNVEITLRNIVSMLSYTFLMLVYFFRYCGFIANFDLLKSFIEDIQNDFAILKNAAEIEIFKKQIRKSNRLTFLVLGYAIIVLLMYILFILIPTLLQSKYQVHYLRFIGYFYNERSRESDLVCVQIVVTGSLGILAIASTEATLGIYGFYLSALFQIVSYRIRKSVDDAATLITSSFVDIRPAVMMHQRAIKRAESVGTDMMISSLAALLTAVLSFAVDLYRAFLSITETSLLVEFLISTTMVTGHVLIIFIDNYTGQTLTDNSVVVFNETSICHKGIIQLSC; this is encoded by the exons ATGGACACGTTTCGAAAGAATTGTGCAGTTTATTACTCTATGTTGTATTACGCCGGACTCTGGCCTTACGATCATTCGATCAGAGCGAAAGTCCAGAGAGTTGCATTCATCGTGCTTATAATCAGCTGCATAGTGTGCCAG ATACTTACgctaagaaatgtagaaattacaTTAAGAAATATAGTTTCGATGTTGTCGTACACATTTCTAATGCTGGTGTACTTTTTTCGGTACTGCGGTTTTATAGCTAATTTCGATCTA CTAAAGTCTTTTATAGAAGATATACAGAATGATTTCGCAATTCTGAAAAATGCAGCagaaattgaaatatttaagaAGCAGATCAGAAAGTCGAACCGACTCACTTTTTTGGTTTTAG GCTATGCAATCATTGTACTCCTCATGTACATTTTGTTTATACTTATTCCCACGTTATTGCAATCGAAGTACCAAGTGCACTACCTTAGATTTATTGGATACTTTTACAATGAGAGAAGCAGGGAGAGTGACTTGGTATGCGTACAGATCGTAGTGACGGGTTCACTTGGAATATTGGCGATAGCATCTACCGAAGCAACGCTAGGAATTTACGGCTTCTATTTATCAGCACTATTTCAAATTGTCAG TTATCGAATACGAAAATCAGTCGACGATGCAGCTACGTTAATTACATCGTCCTTCGTGGACATCCGCCCTGCTGTGATGATGCACCAAAGAGCCATTAA ACGCGCCGAATCTGTAGGAACCGATATGATGATTTCTTCTTTAGCGGCACTTCTTACAGCTGTCTTGTCGTTCGCAGTAGATTTATATCGC GCCTTTTTATCGATCACGGAGACGAGTTTGCTTGTCGAGTTTCTTATTTCTACCACAATGGTAACAGGGCACGTGTTAATCATATTTATAGATAATTACACGGGGCAGACACTGACGGATAATAGTGTCGTAGTGTTTAATGAAAC AAGTATATGTCATAAGGGAATAATACAGTTAAGTTGTTGA
- the LOC143259621 gene encoding uncharacterized protein LOC143259621 isoform X6: MDTFRKNCAVYYSMLYYAGLWPYDHSIRAKVQRVAFIVLIISCIVCQILTLRNVEITLRNIVSMLSYTFLMLVYFFRYCGFIANFDLLKSFIEDIQNDFAILKNAAEIEIFKKQIRKSNRLTFLVLGYAIIVLLMYILFILIPTLLQSKYQVHYLRFIGYFYNERSRESDLVCVQIVVTGSLGILAIASTEATLGIYGFYLSALFQIVSYRIRKSVDDAATLITSSFVDIRPAVMMHQRAIKLVLSFLTRRICRNRYDDFFFSGTSYSCLVVRSRFISHDELVSLIFHCSLFGLVEHSGSNGARSSYHAIVHLYIPRASIE, from the exons ATGGACACGTTTCGAAAGAATTGTGCAGTTTATTACTCTATGTTGTATTACGCCGGACTCTGGCCTTACGATCATTCGATCAGAGCGAAAGTCCAGAGAGTTGCATTCATCGTGCTTATAATCAGCTGCATAGTGTGCCAG ATACTTACgctaagaaatgtagaaattacaTTAAGAAATATAGTTTCGATGTTGTCGTACACATTTCTAATGCTGGTGTACTTTTTTCGGTACTGCGGTTTTATAGCTAATTTCGATCTA CTAAAGTCTTTTATAGAAGATATACAGAATGATTTCGCAATTCTGAAAAATGCAGCagaaattgaaatatttaagaAGCAGATCAGAAAGTCGAACCGACTCACTTTTTTGGTTTTAG GCTATGCAATCATTGTACTCCTCATGTACATTTTGTTTATACTTATTCCCACGTTATTGCAATCGAAGTACCAAGTGCACTACCTTAGATTTATTGGATACTTTTACAATGAGAGAAGCAGGGAGAGTGACTTGGTATGCGTACAGATCGTAGTGACGGGTTCACTTGGAATATTGGCGATAGCATCTACCGAAGCAACGCTAGGAATTTACGGCTTCTATTTATCAGCACTATTTCAAATTGTCAG TTATCGAATACGAAAATCAGTCGACGATGCAGCTACGTTAATTACATCGTCCTTCGTGGACATCCGCCCTGCTGTGATGATGCACCAAAGAGCCATTAAGTTGGTACTTTCATTTCTG ACGCGCCGAATCTGTAGGAACCGATATGATGATTTCTTCTTTAGCGGCACTTCTTACAGCTGTCTTGTCGTTCGCAGTAGATTTATATCGC aTGATGAGCTCGTCAGTCTCATATTTCACTGTTCTCTATTCGGTCTAGTAGAACATTCTGGAAGCAATGGTGCTCGTAGTAGTTATCACGCCATCGTACATTTATATATTCCACGTGCTTCAATAGAATGA
- the LOC143259621 gene encoding uncharacterized protein LOC143259621 isoform X2, whose amino-acid sequence MDTFRKNCAVYYSMLYYAGLWPYDHSIRAKVQRVAFIVLIISCIVCQILTLRNVEITLRNIVSMLSYTFLMLVYFFRYCGFIANFDLLKSFIEDIQNDFAILKNAAEIEIFKKQIRKSNRLTFLVLGYAIIVLLMYILFILIPTLLQSKYQVHYLRFIGYFYNERSRESDLVCVQIVVTGSLGILAIASTEATLGIYGFYLSALFQIVSYRIRKSVDDAATLITSSFVDIRPAVMMHQRAIKRAESVGTDMMISSLAALLTAVLSFAVDLYRAFLSITETSLLVEFLISTTMVTGHVLIIFIDNYTGQTLTDNSVVVFNETYNSLWYRVPLESQKLVLLILLRSSIEVQFNIGGLFVPCYEGFARMMSSSVSYFTVLYSV is encoded by the exons ATGGACACGTTTCGAAAGAATTGTGCAGTTTATTACTCTATGTTGTATTACGCCGGACTCTGGCCTTACGATCATTCGATCAGAGCGAAAGTCCAGAGAGTTGCATTCATCGTGCTTATAATCAGCTGCATAGTGTGCCAG ATACTTACgctaagaaatgtagaaattacaTTAAGAAATATAGTTTCGATGTTGTCGTACACATTTCTAATGCTGGTGTACTTTTTTCGGTACTGCGGTTTTATAGCTAATTTCGATCTA CTAAAGTCTTTTATAGAAGATATACAGAATGATTTCGCAATTCTGAAAAATGCAGCagaaattgaaatatttaagaAGCAGATCAGAAAGTCGAACCGACTCACTTTTTTGGTTTTAG GCTATGCAATCATTGTACTCCTCATGTACATTTTGTTTATACTTATTCCCACGTTATTGCAATCGAAGTACCAAGTGCACTACCTTAGATTTATTGGATACTTTTACAATGAGAGAAGCAGGGAGAGTGACTTGGTATGCGTACAGATCGTAGTGACGGGTTCACTTGGAATATTGGCGATAGCATCTACCGAAGCAACGCTAGGAATTTACGGCTTCTATTTATCAGCACTATTTCAAATTGTCAG TTATCGAATACGAAAATCAGTCGACGATGCAGCTACGTTAATTACATCGTCCTTCGTGGACATCCGCCCTGCTGTGATGATGCACCAAAGAGCCATTAA ACGCGCCGAATCTGTAGGAACCGATATGATGATTTCTTCTTTAGCGGCACTTCTTACAGCTGTCTTGTCGTTCGCAGTAGATTTATATCGC GCCTTTTTATCGATCACGGAGACGAGTTTGCTTGTCGAGTTTCTTATTTCTACCACAATGGTAACAGGGCACGTGTTAATCATATTTATAGATAATTACACGGGGCAGACACTGACGGATAATAGTGTCGTAGTGTTTAATGAAAC ATACAATTCGTTGTGGTATAGAGTGCCACTCGAATCGCAGAAATTAGTGCTGCTCATATTGCTGAGAAGTTCGATCGAAGTACAGTTTAATATCGGAGGTTTATTTGTGCCGTGTTACGAAGGCTTTGCGAGG aTGATGAGCTCGTCAGTCTCATATTTCACTGTTCTCTATTCGGTCTAG
- the LOC143259621 gene encoding uncharacterized protein LOC143259621 isoform X10 has translation MDTFRKNCAVYYSMLYYAGLWPYDHSIRAKVQRVAFIVLIISCIVCQILTLRNVEITLRNIVSMLSYTFLMLVYFFRYCGFIANFDLLKSFIEDIQNDFAILKNAAEIEIFKKQIRKSNRLTFLVLGYAIIVLLMYILFILIPTLLQSKYQVHYLRFIGYFYNERSRESDLVCVQIVVTGSLGILAIASTEATLGIYGFYLSALFQIVSYRIRKSVDDAATLITSSFVDIRPAVMMHQRAIKRAESVGTDMMISSLAALLTAVLSFAVDLYRMMSSSVSYFTVLYSV, from the exons ATGGACACGTTTCGAAAGAATTGTGCAGTTTATTACTCTATGTTGTATTACGCCGGACTCTGGCCTTACGATCATTCGATCAGAGCGAAAGTCCAGAGAGTTGCATTCATCGTGCTTATAATCAGCTGCATAGTGTGCCAG ATACTTACgctaagaaatgtagaaattacaTTAAGAAATATAGTTTCGATGTTGTCGTACACATTTCTAATGCTGGTGTACTTTTTTCGGTACTGCGGTTTTATAGCTAATTTCGATCTA CTAAAGTCTTTTATAGAAGATATACAGAATGATTTCGCAATTCTGAAAAATGCAGCagaaattgaaatatttaagaAGCAGATCAGAAAGTCGAACCGACTCACTTTTTTGGTTTTAG GCTATGCAATCATTGTACTCCTCATGTACATTTTGTTTATACTTATTCCCACGTTATTGCAATCGAAGTACCAAGTGCACTACCTTAGATTTATTGGATACTTTTACAATGAGAGAAGCAGGGAGAGTGACTTGGTATGCGTACAGATCGTAGTGACGGGTTCACTTGGAATATTGGCGATAGCATCTACCGAAGCAACGCTAGGAATTTACGGCTTCTATTTATCAGCACTATTTCAAATTGTCAG TTATCGAATACGAAAATCAGTCGACGATGCAGCTACGTTAATTACATCGTCCTTCGTGGACATCCGCCCTGCTGTGATGATGCACCAAAGAGCCATTAA ACGCGCCGAATCTGTAGGAACCGATATGATGATTTCTTCTTTAGCGGCACTTCTTACAGCTGTCTTGTCGTTCGCAGTAGATTTATATCGC aTGATGAGCTCGTCAGTCTCATATTTCACTGTTCTCTATTCGGTCTAG
- the LOC143259621 gene encoding uncharacterized protein LOC143259621 isoform X9, translating to MDTFRKNCAVYYSMLYYAGLWPYDHSIRAKVQRVAFIVLIISCIVCQILTLRNVEITLRNIVSMLSYTFLMLVYFFRYCGFIANFDLLKSFIEDIQNDFAILKNAAEIEIFKKQIRKSNRLTFLVLGYAIIVLLMYILFILIPTLLQSKYQVHYLRFIGYFYNERSRESDLVCVQIVVTGSLGILAIASTEATLGIYGFYLSALFQIVSYRIRKSVDDAATLITSSFVDIRPAVMMHQRAIKLTRRICRNRYDDFFFSGTSYSCLVVRSRFISRLFIDHGDEFACRVSYFYHNGNRARVNHIYR from the exons ATGGACACGTTTCGAAAGAATTGTGCAGTTTATTACTCTATGTTGTATTACGCCGGACTCTGGCCTTACGATCATTCGATCAGAGCGAAAGTCCAGAGAGTTGCATTCATCGTGCTTATAATCAGCTGCATAGTGTGCCAG ATACTTACgctaagaaatgtagaaattacaTTAAGAAATATAGTTTCGATGTTGTCGTACACATTTCTAATGCTGGTGTACTTTTTTCGGTACTGCGGTTTTATAGCTAATTTCGATCTA CTAAAGTCTTTTATAGAAGATATACAGAATGATTTCGCAATTCTGAAAAATGCAGCagaaattgaaatatttaagaAGCAGATCAGAAAGTCGAACCGACTCACTTTTTTGGTTTTAG GCTATGCAATCATTGTACTCCTCATGTACATTTTGTTTATACTTATTCCCACGTTATTGCAATCGAAGTACCAAGTGCACTACCTTAGATTTATTGGATACTTTTACAATGAGAGAAGCAGGGAGAGTGACTTGGTATGCGTACAGATCGTAGTGACGGGTTCACTTGGAATATTGGCGATAGCATCTACCGAAGCAACGCTAGGAATTTACGGCTTCTATTTATCAGCACTATTTCAAATTGTCAG TTATCGAATACGAAAATCAGTCGACGATGCAGCTACGTTAATTACATCGTCCTTCGTGGACATCCGCCCTGCTGTGATGATGCACCAAAGAGCCATTAAGTTG ACGCGCCGAATCTGTAGGAACCGATATGATGATTTCTTCTTTAGCGGCACTTCTTACAGCTGTCTTGTCGTTCGCAGTAGATTTATATCGC GCCTTTTTATCGATCACGGAGACGAGTTTGCTTGTCGAGTTTCTTATTTCTACCACAATGGTAACAGGGCACGTGTTAATCATATTTATAGATAA